One genomic window of Aptenodytes patagonicus chromosome 3, bAptPat1.pri.cur, whole genome shotgun sequence includes the following:
- the CD93 gene encoding complement component C1q receptor, translating into MAIARLLPLPLPLVLVVVVVVAVAVRGSGGEDAEVVCAGTACYSLHRAELGWSGAQERCRHNGGNLAPAGSPAEAERLRELLAAAGWPGPAWIGLSLSRGRCVQPQEPLRGFAWAAGGEPGNYSAWLSEPAVTCLSSRCVSLRPAEPSGTAGWADGPCRAPLPAFLCKFSFRGMCGPLPLAGPGRVSYATPFGVRSPRLAAAPFGTLAEADCEGGEGPAFALCKGPLEGGGFAWHPPGPLCPAACAHRNGGCQHRCLEAPGEPPRCACRPGYALAPDMASCLPEDACRPNPCQGTCRTRPGGFECGCEAGYALAPDGRRCLDVDECLAGPCQHECRNTAGSFVCLCRPGYRPTGPGGRHCRDEDECARPGVCPQLCLNVPGSFHCACRPGYQHQPGGGDACLDVDECLRNPCPGPCRNLPGGFECLCPPGFLPEGDGRGCRAAPTAGEEPAGAPDSAPPSTGIPRTTGALRTAGVLRTTAAPWTTGAPQTLGIPVGGATPPAPTAVRSAPGPEHSADGPRLLLYYILGSLVAILLVLAFALVLLACRRRAAKREKRTAKSAADNYCWVPEQPESRGAGGERR; encoded by the coding sequence ATGGCCATCGCccggctgctgccgctgccgctgccgctggtgctggtggtggtggtggtggtggcggtggcggtgcgGGGGTCCGGCGGGGAGGACGCCGAGGTGGTCTGCGCCGGCACCGCCTGCTACAGCCTGCACCGGGCCGAGCTGGGCTGGAGCGGCGCCCAGGAGCGTTGCCGGCACAACGGCGGCAACCTGGCTccggcgggcagccccgccgAGGCCGAGCGGCTGCGGGAGCTGCTGGCGGCGGCCGGCTGGCCGGGCCCGGCCTGGATCGGGCTGTCGCTGTCGCGGGGCCGCTGCGTCCAGCCGCAGGAGCCCCTGCGGGGCTTCGCctgggcggccggcggggagcccggTAACTACTCGGCCTGGCTGTCCGAGCCCGCCGTCACCTGCCTCAGCTCCCGCTGCGTCAGCCTGCGGCCGGCCGAGCCCTCCGGCACCGCCGGCTGGGCCGACGGCCCCTGccgggccccgctgcccgccTTCCTCTGCAAGTTCAGCTTCCGGGGGATGTGCGGGCCCCTGCCGctggccgggcccggccgggtcAGCTACGCCACCCCCTTCGGGGTGCGCAGCCCCCGGCTGGCGGCCGCCCCCTTCGGCACGCTGGCGGAGGCCGACTGCGAGGGGGGCGAGGGCCCGGCCTTCGCCCTCTGCAAGGGGCCGCTGGAGGGGGGCGGCTTCGCCTggcacccccccggccccctctgCCCCGCCGCCTGCGCCCACCGCAACGGGGGCTGCCAGCACCGCTGCCTGGAGgcgccgggggagccgccgcgcTGCGCCTGCCGTCCCGGCTACGCCCTGGCCCCCGACATGGCCTCCTGCCTGCCCGAGGACGCCTGCCGCCCCAACCCCTGCCAGGGGACCTGCCGGACCCGGCCCGGCGGCTTCGAGTGCGGCTGCGAGGCCGGCTACGCCCTGGCGCCCGACGGCCGCCGCTGCCTGGACGTGGACGAGTGCCTGGCCGGGCCCTGCCAGCACGAGTGCCGCAACACGGCCGGCAGCTTCGTCTGCCTCTGCCGGCCCGGCTACCGGCCgaccgggccgggcggccgccaCTGCCGCGACGAGGACGAGTGCGCCCGGCCCGGCGtctgcccccagctctgcctcaacGTCCCCGGCTCCTTCCACTGCGCCTGCCGGCCCGGCTACCAGCACCAGCCCGGCGGTGGCGACGCCTGCCTGGATGTGGACGAGTGCCTGCGGAACCCCTGCCCCGGGCCCTGCCGCAACCTGCCTGGCGGCTTCGAGTGCCTCTGCCCGCCCGGCTTCCTCCCGGAGGGGGATGGACGCGGCTGCCGCGCCGCACCCACCGCCGGAGAGGAGCCCGCGGGGGCCCCCGACAGCGCCCCGCCGTCCACGGGCATCCCGCGGACCACGGGCGCCCTGCGGACCGCGGGCGTCCTCCGGACCACGGCTGCCCCATGGACCACGGGCGCCCCCCAGACCCTGGGCATCCCCGTCGGGGGGGCGACGCCGCCGGCCCCCACGGCGGTAAGGTCGGCGCCCGGCCCCGAGCACAGCGCCGACGGCCCCAGGCTGCTCCTCTACTACATCCTGGGCAGCCTGGTGGCCATCCTGCTGGTGCTGGCCTTcgccctggtcctgctggcctgcaggaggagggcggcCAAGCGGGAGAAGCGGACGGCCAAAAGCGCGGCGGACAACTACTGTTGGGTGCCCGAGCAGCCGGagagccgcggggcgggcggcgagcGCAGGTAA